The Vibrio marisflavi CECT 7928 region CAAGTAGTGAGAGGGTTTTCTCGTACTCACCGTTTTCGTAGCTACGAATGATGCTACTCATGAGCATTGGGTTAGCTTTGTCGACTTGAACAATATCAGTGAAAGCTTGGTAAAAAGTAACCGACATAAAAAACCTTTAAAATGCAAAGAATAAAGCGATAGGGATGAGGATAGCTGCAGTAGCCATATAGCCACCATACTGTATCCAGCCACCGGAGCTGCGTGATGACATTGAGCGAGTATGCTCGCGAGTAGGTGCAGGACTCTCTTGTACAATTTCGTTCAAACGCTGTTTAAGCTGGTGAATACAGTTGAACAGCTCTGCATGATTTGGGTTGTCGTAGTACTTACCAAGGAAGCCTTGGTTTAGCACCAATAGCAGTGACTCATACGCCAAACGGGGGTAAATGCGGTTTCTTACCACTTCCTCAATGACATCAAAGACATACTCGCCACCATTATTAATTTGGAAAAACTCAATTTGCAAGTTAGTCCAAGTTAACCCTTGCTGGCTTTGAGCAATAGCGATTTTGCAGCGTTCATCTATTAGGGCGACTTGCGGAAAAATGATGTATGAAGCCACTTTGTCGCCATATAAAGGGATCAATCGATTTTGAATCAATGTCAGCTCATTTCTGACTCTATTTCTGAAAGTCAGTAATGCTGCTGAGTTTTGATCTGCGGTGTTGCTCGCGAGAGATTCGGTGAACGCAATAGCGTTGTTCAGCATTGAAGAGAGTTCACACAGGATATAGTGTTCACTGTTCATCGTATTAAGCTCCAATTAGGCAATGGACACCAGCAGCTTAATAACTAAAGCTGTGTTGACCATGATAAATTCAATAATGAGTTCAGACAGTGTACGTACCAAATCCATATGCTGAAGTACGCTACAAGTGACGATAAGTTCACTCGATTTCGGGTCAAAAGTAATCTCTTTAATTGCAGAGGAAAACTTTTGTAAAGTCGGGTTTTCATTGCTGCCAAGTAAGTGTTTGGCAAGAAACA contains the following coding sequences:
- a CDS encoding DotU family type IV/VI secretion system protein — encoded protein: MNSEHYILCELSSMLNNAIAFTESLASNTADQNSAALLTFRNRVRNELTLIQNRLIPLYGDKVASYIIFPQVALIDERCKIAIAQSQQGLTWTNLQIEFFQINNGGEYVFDVIEEVVRNRIYPRLAYESLLLVLNQGFLGKYYDNPNHAELFNCIHQLKQRLNEIVQESPAPTREHTRSMSSRSSGGWIQYGGYMATAAILIPIALFFAF